Proteins encoded by one window of Enterococcus faecalis:
- a CDS encoding 6-phospho-beta-glucosidase produces MSLKIAIIGAGSVYTPEIIEGLAQSKEKLPVTELTLMDINPDRLEIMYNFLNRYKKFHQLSFAIRKTENLEEAVKGQDFILTQIRVGGNQARIHDEKIPLKYDVIGQETTGPGGYMKALRTIPAIVEIAKAVEKHNPEAWLINYANPTGILAEAVRNYTKTKFIALCAGGMRPRTWVGWALDANYKEVTYDFVGLNHMNFAYNIRVDGRKITKEEFDKVADIHETVAPELIKKLNALPSLYCQYYFHRRQKLAELKEAPLTRGETVLGLEKEIYTALKNPSQHDKPEILKNRGGGYSELALEALSAIYNDEDMWIVANVKNERAIEFLPYDTSVETPCILNKNGITPLVQNNIPEGVYGLVSAVKNYESLVVQAAVEGNYDKALEAMVAHPLVGDFDIAKPMLDEMLKVNAPYIHPDLVAAVTD; encoded by the coding sequence ATGTCATTAAAAATTGCTATTATTGGTGCAGGAAGTGTATATACACCAGAAATAATTGAAGGATTAGCGCAAAGTAAAGAGAAATTACCTGTAACAGAATTAACCTTGATGGATATTAATCCGGATCGTTTAGAAATTATGTATAATTTTTTAAATCGTTATAAAAAATTTCATCAATTATCGTTTGCTATTCGTAAAACAGAAAACTTAGAAGAAGCCGTTAAAGGTCAAGATTTTATTTTAACGCAAATTCGAGTAGGTGGGAATCAAGCAAGGATTCACGATGAAAAGATTCCTCTGAAATACGATGTGATTGGTCAAGAAACTACAGGGCCAGGGGGCTATATGAAGGCGTTGCGTACAATTCCAGCTATAGTAGAAATTGCGAAAGCTGTTGAAAAACATAATCCAGAAGCATGGCTAATTAACTATGCTAATCCTACAGGTATTTTAGCAGAAGCAGTCCGTAATTATACCAAAACAAAATTTATCGCTTTATGTGCAGGTGGTATGCGTCCAAGAACTTGGGTCGGGTGGGCACTTGATGCAAATTATAAAGAAGTAACGTATGATTTTGTCGGGTTAAACCATATGAATTTTGCTTATAATATTCGCGTAGATGGTCGTAAAATTACAAAAGAGGAATTTGATAAAGTAGCAGATATTCATGAAACCGTGGCCCCAGAATTAATCAAAAAATTGAATGCTCTACCTAGTCTATACTGTCAATATTACTTCCATCGCCGCCAAAAGTTAGCAGAACTTAAAGAGGCCCCTCTAACCAGAGGTGAGACAGTTTTAGGCTTGGAAAAGGAAATCTATACGGCATTAAAAAACCCTAGTCAGCATGATAAGCCAGAGATTTTAAAAAATCGTGGTGGTGGTTATAGTGAATTAGCTTTAGAAGCACTTTCTGCGATCTACAATGATGAAGATATGTGGATTGTTGCAAACGTTAAAAATGAACGTGCAATTGAATTTTTACCTTATGATACCTCTGTGGAAACACCTTGTATTTTAAATAAGAATGGGATCACCCCACTTGTTCAAAATAACATACCTGAAGGTGTATATGGCTTAGTTTCTGCTGTAAAAAACTATGAGAGCTTAGTGGTCCAAGCAGCTGTAGAAGGAAATTATGATAAAGCATTAGAGGCAATGGTAGCTCATCCATTAGTAGGAGATTTTGACATTGCTAAACCGATGTTGGATGAGATGTTAAAAGTTAACGCACCTTACATTCATCCAGATTTAGTCGCTGCAGTCACTGATTAA